In Sporosarcina psychrophila, a genomic segment contains:
- a CDS encoding universal stress protein: protein MTLVYKQILVAVDGSKESEWAFKKAVAIADRNEATLNLINIIDTRSYAAVEAYDRSIAERAQKFAEELLNDYKLEAEKAGLQRVNVIVEYGSPKTMISKDISKKLNADLIICGATGLNAVERFLIGSVSENIVRSAKCDVLVIRTPEAL, encoded by the coding sequence ATGACATTAGTATACAAACAAATTCTTGTTGCTGTCGACGGATCAAAGGAATCAGAGTGGGCTTTCAAAAAAGCGGTGGCAATTGCCGATAGAAACGAGGCTACATTAAACTTGATTAACATCATCGACACACGTTCATATGCTGCGGTCGAAGCTTATGATCGGTCGATTGCCGAAAGAGCACAAAAGTTCGCAGAAGAATTGTTAAACGACTATAAATTGGAAGCCGAGAAAGCTGGCTTGCAACGCGTTAATGTCATAGTAGAATATGGGTCACCAAAAACAATGATTTCGAAAGATATTTCTAAAAAACTAAATGCAGACCTTATCATTTGTGGTGCAACTGGCTTGAATGCGGTCGAACGTTTCCTAATCGGTAGTGTATCCGAAAACATCGTCCGTTCTGCAAAATGTGACGTCCTCGTCATTCGTACACCTGAAGCATTATAA
- the rarD gene encoding EamA family transporter RarD, translating into MQTEKSGVLWAIGSYLIWGIMPIYWKSLEHVASAEILVSRIVWAFVLTLVVVLLMKNGRHLKADIKTLWISQKDFWALFAASALVSTNWFIYIWAVNHNYIVQTSLGYYINPLISVLLGIFFLKEKLSRAQQVAFLLAATGVTILTISYGKFPWLAFTLAITFAVYGLIKKQIKLDALRGLTIETFFIVPFAVIYYVWLFMEGNAVFLHSDIKTDILLILTGIATALPLIMYAKGVQRIPLYMAGFLQYIAPTMMLFLGVVVYKETFGKIEVLSFAFIWAALLLFTVSKLIEVMKMKKSLL; encoded by the coding sequence ATGCAAACAGAAAAAAGCGGTGTCCTTTGGGCAATCGGTTCGTATCTTATTTGGGGGATTATGCCGATTTATTGGAAAAGCCTTGAGCATGTCGCAAGTGCTGAAATATTAGTGAGTCGCATCGTGTGGGCATTTGTTCTAACGTTAGTAGTAGTTCTTCTTATGAAAAATGGACGTCATCTTAAGGCGGATATAAAAACCTTGTGGATCTCGCAAAAAGACTTTTGGGCTTTGTTCGCTGCTTCAGCACTTGTTTCAACGAACTGGTTTATCTACATATGGGCAGTGAATCATAACTATATTGTCCAAACAAGTCTTGGTTACTATATTAACCCGCTTATATCGGTACTACTTGGAATCTTTTTCTTGAAAGAAAAGTTGTCAAGAGCACAGCAAGTTGCTTTTTTACTGGCGGCAACAGGAGTCACAATTTTGACGATTTCGTACGGTAAGTTTCCATGGTTGGCATTTACACTGGCAATAACGTTTGCAGTTTACGGTCTTATCAAGAAACAAATTAAGCTAGATGCACTTCGTGGGTTGACAATTGAAACGTTCTTCATTGTTCCGTTTGCTGTCATCTATTATGTGTGGCTATTCATGGAAGGCAATGCAGTGTTCTTACATTCTGACATCAAGACGGACATTTTACTTATCCTAACAGGTATAGCAACGGCTTTACCACTTATTATGTATGCAAAAGGCGTACAAAGAATACCGCTATATATGGCTGGATTTCTTCAATACATAGCCCCAACGATGATGCTGTTTCTCGGAGTTGTTGTGTACAAAGAAACGTTCGGAAAAATTGAGGTATTGTCATTCGCTTTCATTTGGGCAGCATTGTTACTCTTTACGGTATCTAAACTAATTGAAGTGATGAAAATGAAGAAGAGCCTCCTTTAA
- a CDS encoding class I SAM-dependent methyltransferase, which yields MTTNTEKIFSFIDAYAESTEVLYLEATIDICQKWLSGESQPAVSETVTKEDIRRGIQLAVLKGMKQNVQPNHQMTPDSIGMLIGHIAGKLAIGEQGITLLDPAAGTGNLLYTVMNTIENDVTATAIEIDDLLVRLSAVTAELLEHPVTFYVQDALRPLFVDPVDITISDLPVGFYPDDENALNYELMPAEGHAYAHHLFIEQSMKHTKPGGHGVFIIPANLFESDQSPTLHPYLKKQTNIRAIIQLPDSLFKNVAHAKSILILQKPLPEAKVTHDVLLAKVPNMTDKHAMALFLQKIDIWATE from the coding sequence ATGACAACTAATACAGAAAAAATATTTTCATTCATTGATGCATATGCAGAATCTACAGAAGTACTTTACCTGGAAGCAACCATTGATATTTGTCAAAAATGGCTTTCAGGAGAATCGCAACCTGCGGTATCAGAAACAGTAACTAAAGAGGATATCCGTAGAGGTATCCAGCTTGCAGTCCTGAAGGGGATGAAGCAAAATGTACAGCCTAACCACCAGATGACTCCTGATTCAATCGGAATGCTCATTGGACATATTGCTGGAAAATTGGCGATAGGTGAACAAGGTATTACACTTCTTGACCCTGCAGCTGGTACAGGAAATCTTCTCTATACGGTCATGAACACAATTGAGAACGATGTCACTGCGACAGCAATAGAAATTGATGATTTGTTAGTGAGATTGTCCGCTGTTACTGCGGAATTACTTGAGCACCCTGTCACATTCTATGTGCAGGATGCATTGCGACCGTTATTTGTCGATCCAGTCGACATCACCATAAGCGATTTACCTGTCGGATTTTATCCTGATGATGAAAATGCACTCAATTATGAATTGATGCCTGCAGAGGGGCATGCTTATGCACATCATCTGTTCATTGAACAATCAATGAAGCATACGAAACCAGGTGGGCACGGTGTATTCATCATACCTGCAAATTTGTTTGAGTCCGATCAATCGCCTACATTGCATCCCTATTTGAAAAAACAAACGAATATCCGGGCAATTATTCAGTTACCTGATTCGTTATTTAAAAATGTAGCGCATGCAAAAAGTATATTAATCTTACAAAAACCTTTACCAGAAGCAAAAGTGACACATGATGTTCTTCTTGCTAAAGTTCCTAATATGACTGATAAGCATGCCATGGCCCTGTTTCTTCAGAAAATCGATATTTGGGCTACTGAATAA
- the ald gene encoding alanine dehydrogenase, with protein MIIGVPKEVKNNENRVAMTPAGVFNLKSAGHEVIIEKGAGLGSSFTDEDYTAAGAKIVATAEEAWNVNMVMKVKEPVAAEYGYFSEGLILFTYLHLAPEVELTKALLDNKVVGIAYETVQLPNNSLPLLAPMSEVAGRMATQIGAQYLQQTNGGKGILLSGVPGVSRGHVTVIGGGQAGTNAARIAVGMGAKVTVLDLSVDRLRQLDEIFGNDIQTLVSNPFNIAESVKNADLVIGAVLIPGARAPKLVSEEMVKSMKPGSVLVDIAIDQGGIFATSDRVTTHDEPTYVKHGVVHYAVANMPGAVPQTSTTALTNVTVPYALQIANKGYKQACLDNVPLQKGINTMEGHVTYRAVADAQGVEYVSAETLLNQ; from the coding sequence ATGATTATTGGTGTCCCAAAAGAAGTGAAAAACAACGAAAACCGTGTCGCTATGACACCTGCAGGGGTTTTTAACTTAAAGTCGGCAGGTCATGAAGTTATCATTGAAAAAGGTGCAGGTCTAGGTTCAAGTTTTACGGACGAGGATTATACTGCAGCAGGCGCTAAAATCGTTGCAACTGCAGAAGAAGCATGGAATGTAAATATGGTTATGAAAGTAAAAGAACCGGTTGCCGCTGAGTATGGTTATTTCAGTGAAGGGCTTATCTTGTTCACTTACTTGCACCTTGCCCCTGAAGTAGAATTAACAAAAGCACTTCTTGACAATAAAGTTGTAGGAATCGCTTACGAAACAGTACAGCTTCCAAATAACTCGTTGCCTCTTCTAGCTCCTATGAGTGAAGTTGCAGGCCGCATGGCTACACAAATTGGTGCACAATACTTACAACAAACAAATGGTGGTAAAGGTATTCTATTGAGTGGCGTACCGGGCGTTTCACGTGGTCACGTAACTGTTATTGGTGGTGGGCAAGCTGGAACAAATGCTGCTCGTATTGCGGTTGGTATGGGTGCGAAAGTAACTGTTCTTGACTTGTCAGTCGATCGTCTGCGTCAATTAGACGAAATCTTCGGCAATGATATTCAGACACTTGTTTCAAATCCATTCAACATTGCTGAATCAGTAAAAAATGCAGACCTTGTTATCGGGGCGGTCTTAATCCCAGGAGCGAGAGCGCCGAAACTTGTTTCAGAGGAAATGGTTAAATCAATGAAACCTGGATCTGTTCTTGTAGACATTGCAATTGACCAAGGTGGTATTTTTGCGACATCGGATCGTGTAACGACTCATGATGAGCCAACCTATGTGAAACATGGTGTTGTTCACTACGCGGTAGCGAATATGCCAGGTGCAGTTCCACAAACTTCAACAACTGCATTAACGAACGTTACAGTTCCTTATGCACTTCAAATTGCGAATAAAGGCTACAAACAAGCTTGTTTAGACAACGTTCCTCTTCAAAAAGGTATCAACACAATGGAAGGGCATGTTACGTATAGAGCTGTAGCAGATGCTCAAGGTGTTGAGTATGTATCCGCTGAAACACTTTTGAATCAATAA
- a CDS encoding NAD kinase encodes MTDRMNIFIYSKHDEDSLDKKSKVADALIHEGFTMTDNDKDANIIISIGSDGSFLQAVRKTGFRQDCLYAGISLTGKPGLYCDFHYNNLYEMTQTIRKEGLEVRKYPLIEVKIDDHQPFYCLNEFSIRSNIIRTFVLDVIIDDKLFETFLGDGLIISTPTGSTAYNKSVNGAVVDPLLRCFQVTELASVNNNKYRTLGSSFIMSGERKFQLKVHQDGNVFPLVAADNEALGIRQVESVEIRLSDKTVKTVKLKNNSFWEKVQRIYL; translated from the coding sequence ATGACAGATCGAATGAATATTTTTATTTACAGTAAACATGATGAAGATTCACTTGATAAAAAATCCAAAGTGGCAGATGCGTTGATTCATGAGGGTTTTACAATGACCGACAACGATAAAGATGCAAATATTATCATCAGCATCGGTAGCGATGGTTCTTTTTTACAAGCGGTTCGAAAAACCGGTTTCCGACAGGATTGTTTATATGCAGGTATTTCTTTAACAGGTAAACCCGGACTTTATTGTGATTTTCATTATAACAATCTTTACGAAATGACGCAGACCATTCGTAAAGAAGGTCTTGAAGTGAGAAAGTATCCACTTATCGAAGTAAAGATTGATGATCACCAACCATTCTATTGCCTAAATGAATTCAGTATTCGCTCGAATATCATTCGGACATTCGTCCTGGATGTCATTATAGATGATAAATTATTCGAAACATTCCTCGGTGATGGTCTAATAATTTCCACACCGACTGGCAGTACTGCTTACAATAAGTCTGTCAATGGAGCGGTCGTTGATCCACTACTTCGGTGTTTCCAAGTGACTGAGCTTGCTTCCGTAAACAATAATAAATACAGAACACTTGGCTCGTCCTTCATAATGAGTGGCGAACGTAAATTCCAACTAAAAGTTCATCAGGATGGCAACGTTTTCCCTTTAGTTGCTGCTGACAATGAAGCGCTGGGGATTCGCCAAGTTGAAAGTGTGGAAATTAGATTAAGCGATAAAACTGTGAAAACTGTGAAACTGAAAAATAACTCCTTCTGGGAGAAAGTGCAGCGAATTTATTTATAA
- the sppA gene encoding signal peptide peptidase SppA, whose amino-acid sequence MTIKRWIAIIVAAALVFVSIGINSLSYIFTRDFNGFFEDMMATSSSGYEEAIIEEGTGKDKIAVLSLDGVIQDLGDTSSLFQSAGYNHQYFMNQLSEILEDTNVKGVVLEVNSPGGGVVESADIYDALRMIQVEREIPLYVSMGGMAASGGYYVSAPADKIFVNRETITGSIGVIMESVNYAKLAEKYGIDFNTIKTGPYKDIMSGSREMKDEERVMLQEMINDSYERFVDIIEEGRGMTEAEVKKVADGRIMNGRQAIEAGLADEFGKAGDVIAAMKEDYNLQDATVFEYTSLDSWTSILGVKAGNMFGGNIESELIGKLLNDYNAPRMMYLYGEK is encoded by the coding sequence ATGACAATTAAACGATGGATTGCAATCATCGTAGCTGCAGCACTTGTTTTTGTGTCAATAGGCATAAATTCACTATCGTACATATTTACGAGAGATTTCAACGGATTCTTTGAAGACATGATGGCAACTTCATCTTCGGGGTATGAGGAAGCGATTATTGAGGAAGGAACGGGTAAGGATAAAATCGCTGTTCTTTCTCTTGATGGGGTTATTCAGGACTTAGGGGATACGTCATCCCTTTTCCAATCTGCAGGTTATAATCATCAGTATTTCATGAATCAGTTGTCTGAAATTCTTGAAGATACTAATGTAAAAGGCGTTGTGCTTGAAGTGAATTCACCAGGTGGCGGAGTCGTTGAATCAGCGGACATTTATGATGCTCTCCGTATGATTCAAGTAGAAAGAGAGATTCCGCTGTATGTTTCGATGGGCGGAATGGCTGCTTCAGGCGGTTATTATGTATCAGCTCCAGCTGATAAGATATTTGTTAATCGTGAAACGATTACAGGTTCAATCGGTGTCATTATGGAAAGTGTTAACTATGCGAAACTTGCTGAGAAATACGGCATTGATTTTAACACGATTAAAACAGGTCCATATAAAGATATTATGAGTGGATCTCGTGAGATGAAAGATGAAGAACGCGTAATGCTTCAAGAAATGATAAATGATTCCTACGAACGCTTTGTTGATATTATCGAAGAAGGTCGCGGCATGACAGAGGCTGAAGTGAAAAAAGTAGCTGATGGCCGTATCATGAATGGGCGTCAGGCAATCGAAGCTGGGCTTGCAGATGAATTCGGCAAGGCGGGTGATGTTATTGCTGCCATGAAAGAAGATTATAATCTTCAAGATGCCACAGTCTTTGAGTATACGTCCCTTGATAGCTGGACTTCAATACTCGGCGTGAAAGCAGGAAATATGTTTGGCGGTAATATTGAGTCTGAACTAATCGGTAAGTTATTAAACGATTATAATGCACCACGGATGATGTATTTGTATGGTGAAAAATAA
- the tpx gene encoding thiol peroxidase, translating to MANVTFKNNPVTLLGKEVAVGDTAQDFTALANDLSPVTLADSKGKIRLISVIPSIDTGVCSTQTRKFNEEAASLGDDVQVLTISADLPFAQARWCAAEGIANLQTLSDHRDLSFGEAYGVVMKELRLLARSVFVIDKDDKVTYVEYVGEGTDHPNYEQAILAVKELTK from the coding sequence ATGGCTAACGTTACATTCAAGAACAACCCTGTTACATTGCTTGGAAAAGAAGTTGCAGTAGGTGATACTGCGCAAGATTTTACAGCACTTGCGAACGATTTGAGTCCGGTGACACTTGCCGATTCAAAAGGGAAAATCAGGTTAATCAGTGTGATTCCTTCAATTGATACGGGTGTCTGTTCAACACAGACGCGTAAATTTAACGAAGAGGCTGCTTCTCTTGGGGATGACGTTCAAGTATTGACGATTTCTGCCGATCTTCCTTTTGCACAAGCGAGATGGTGTGCTGCTGAAGGTATTGCAAATCTACAGACATTATCCGATCATCGCGATTTATCATTTGGAGAAGCGTACGGCGTCGTAATGAAAGAACTTCGCTTGCTTGCACGTTCTGTCTTCGTTATCGATAAAGATGATAAAGTGACGTATGTTGAGTATGTCGGCGAAGGTACAGACCATCCTAACTATGAACAAGCAATCTTAGCGGTAAAAGAATTAACGAAGTAA
- a CDS encoding GNAT family N-acetyltransferase, producing MINKIDIINPKLAKEVLSVQIASYKVEAELIDFYDIPPLRDSVSTLQQCGENFYGCYLDGELSGVISIKAEENLIDIHRLMVHPKHFRKGIAKRLLDFIESVGEGNEKLIVSTGSKNAPAISFYEKNGFIITGETKVMEGLSITSFEKKITRYR from the coding sequence TTGATTAATAAAATAGATATTATAAATCCGAAACTTGCTAAGGAGGTATTGAGCGTTCAAATTGCTTCGTATAAGGTAGAGGCGGAGTTGATTGATTTCTATGACATTCCGCCATTAAGGGATTCGGTTAGCACATTGCAACAATGTGGCGAAAATTTCTATGGATGCTATTTAGATGGAGAGTTAAGCGGAGTCATTTCTATAAAGGCAGAAGAGAATCTAATAGATATTCATCGGTTGATGGTGCACCCAAAACATTTTAGAAAAGGAATTGCCAAGAGATTATTAGATTTCATTGAAAGCGTCGGAGAAGGGAATGAAAAACTGATCGTATCAACGGGTTCTAAAAATGCACCAGCAATCTCCTTCTATGAAAAAAATGGATTCATAATAACTGGAGAAACAAAAGTAATGGAAGGTTTATCAATAACTTCATTTGAAAAGAAAATAACTCGATATCGCTAA
- a CDS encoding acetate kinase, whose translation MRNILAINAGSSSLKFQLLQMPEEHVIAKGQIDRIGHSESIFNMKFEQRRVEKGQDIQNHTEAVAMLLKMLISEGVVRSFDEIDGIGHRVVHGGEVFSGSVLINDEILATLEGLSNLAPLHNPANIVGIKEFSKALPNVPAVAVFDTAFHQTMPESSFLYPLPYEYYEKYGIRKYGFHGTSHKYVTERAAELLNRPLEDTRLISCHLGNGASIAAVEGGKSLDTSMGFTPLAGVTMGTRSGNIDPALIPYIMEQTGKTVEEVLDVLNKQSGMLAISGFSSDLRDIEIEASKGNARAQLALDVFADRIHKYIGSYAARMGGVDAIIFTAGIGENSDVIRKKVLEGLEFMGVYVDPDLNTIRGKEVHISFPYSPVKVLVIPTNEEVMIARDTMRVAKL comes from the coding sequence ATGCGGAACATTTTAGCGATAAACGCTGGAAGTTCGTCCTTGAAGTTTCAACTTCTCCAGATGCCAGAAGAGCACGTAATAGCAAAGGGACAAATTGACAGAATAGGTCATTCAGAATCGATTTTCAACATGAAGTTCGAACAACGCAGGGTAGAAAAGGGTCAAGATATCCAGAATCATACCGAAGCTGTAGCTATGCTTCTTAAGATGCTGATTAGTGAAGGAGTCGTTCGATCATTCGATGAAATTGATGGGATCGGTCACCGTGTTGTACACGGTGGCGAAGTTTTCAGCGGTTCCGTACTCATCAATGATGAGATACTTGCAACGCTTGAGGGACTATCAAACCTTGCGCCACTCCATAATCCCGCAAACATTGTTGGCATTAAGGAGTTTAGTAAAGCATTGCCTAATGTGCCTGCTGTTGCGGTTTTTGATACGGCGTTTCATCAGACGATGCCGGAAAGTTCTTTTCTTTATCCGTTACCCTACGAGTATTATGAAAAATATGGCATCCGAAAATACGGTTTCCACGGTACAAGCCATAAGTATGTAACGGAACGTGCTGCGGAATTATTAAATCGTCCACTTGAAGATACACGTCTTATTTCCTGCCATTTGGGAAATGGTGCAAGTATAGCTGCTGTTGAAGGTGGGAAATCACTCGATACGTCGATGGGTTTTACCCCTCTTGCGGGGGTGACAATGGGGACGCGTTCAGGAAATATCGATCCGGCACTCATCCCATATATTATGGAGCAGACGGGAAAGACGGTCGAAGAAGTCCTAGACGTTTTGAATAAACAATCGGGAATGCTTGCTATTTCAGGGTTTTCAAGCGATTTACGTGACATTGAAATCGAGGCTTCAAAAGGGAATGCGCGTGCACAGCTGGCTCTAGATGTCTTCGCAGATCGAATTCATAAATACATTGGTTCGTATGCGGCAAGGATGGGCGGAGTGGATGCGATTATCTTTACAGCCGGAATCGGTGAAAATAGTGATGTCATTCGTAAGAAAGTGTTAGAAGGTCTTGAATTTATGGGGGTCTATGTTGATCCGGATTTGAATACTATCAGGGGTAAGGAAGTGCATATCAGCTTTCCGTACTCTCCCGTTAAGGTGTTAGTAATCCCGACGAATGAAGAAGTAATGATTGCACGTGATACGATGCGTGTTGCGAAGTTATAA
- a CDS encoding RDD family protein gives MSEHIEQQPDLTGNSTAATPIPDYETIQTEHYRAKYAGFWTRLWAYTIDLLVLSAISGIIIKPIFRVAGWEITNPSFFFFSTYKVTILILMLLYFALMTKYLQQTVGKMIMGIRVVAKDEGKLTWGSVIFREVIGRFISKMLVIPYLLVLFMPRKEALHDLFADTVVEHEHSYEKEMVVDYRKRIEGQQLQDGTII, from the coding sequence ATGTCGGAACACATCGAACAACAACCGGATCTGACGGGGAATTCCACTGCTGCGACGCCTATTCCAGATTACGAGACTATTCAAACTGAACATTATCGGGCGAAGTATGCGGGTTTCTGGACGCGACTATGGGCATATACAATCGATCTTCTTGTTTTATCAGCAATAAGCGGGATTATCATTAAACCGATTTTTCGAGTTGCAGGTTGGGAGATTACAAATCCCTCATTCTTCTTCTTCAGCACCTATAAAGTTACTATCCTTATTTTGATGTTACTTTACTTTGCGCTTATGACGAAGTATTTACAGCAAACAGTAGGGAAGATGATCATGGGCATAAGAGTAGTGGCTAAAGACGAGGGTAAGCTTACGTGGGGGTCTGTCATATTCCGCGAAGTCATCGGAAGATTCATATCCAAAATGTTGGTCATCCCTTATCTGCTGGTCCTATTTATGCCTAGAAAAGAAGCATTGCATGACTTATTCGCCGATACTGTTGTTGAACATGAGCATTCTTATGAAAAAGAGATGGTTGTAGATTACCGTAAACGGATTGAGGGACAACAGTTGCAAGACGGTACTATCATTTAG
- the mbcS gene encoding acyl-CoA synthetase MbcS: MNREQLIAPEQYNLVSEFEKYATGTGKKALIYVNAEGNKKEITYDELITLANKAANVFKSNGLEKGDVVLVMVPRLIEAYVTYIGALKAGLVVIPSSEMLRSSDIEYRLAHSDAKAIVAFDAFTDQFSEVKNIGDVKVFVVGQAKKDQLSLTDLMETASTAFTAPQTKSSDMAFLSYTSGTTGKPKGVVHTHAWGYAHLRTTGASWLGINEGDVVWATAAPGWQKWIWTPFLSVIGSGATGLVYDGKFDVTTYLELIGKYQVNVLCCTPTEYRFMAKAENLGDFDLSSIRSAVSAGEPLNREVIDIFDKTFSLSVRDGYGQTENTLLVGTMLGMEARKGSMGKPTPGNKVDIINDEGNPAVVGEVGDIAVHVSTPALFKEYLKDPERTTMQFRGDYYVTGDRAKMDEDGYFWFEGRGDDIIISSGYTIGPFEVEDALTKHPAVRECAVVASPDEVRGNIVKAFVVLRDPERKNEEGLIKDLQDHVKSLTAPYKYPRKIEFLDTLPKTASGKIMRIELRKKEQL; the protein is encoded by the coding sequence ATGAATCGTGAACAACTGATTGCGCCAGAACAATATAACCTTGTCAGTGAATTTGAAAAGTATGCAACAGGTACAGGAAAAAAAGCGCTAATTTATGTTAATGCAGAAGGAAACAAGAAGGAAATTACATATGATGAATTAATCACTTTAGCGAATAAGGCAGCCAATGTCTTCAAATCGAACGGACTTGAAAAGGGTGATGTCGTTCTTGTCATGGTTCCAAGGCTAATCGAAGCATATGTGACGTATATCGGCGCCCTTAAAGCGGGACTTGTCGTAATCCCGAGTTCAGAAATGTTACGGTCTTCCGATATTGAATATCGATTGGCACATAGTGATGCTAAAGCAATCGTTGCGTTCGATGCGTTTACTGATCAATTTAGCGAAGTAAAAAACATAGGGGATGTCAAGGTATTCGTTGTTGGACAGGCTAAGAAAGATCAACTTTCATTAACCGATCTAATGGAAACTGCATCAACGGCGTTTACAGCACCACAAACGAAAAGTTCGGACATGGCATTTCTATCTTACACATCAGGCACGACGGGGAAACCAAAAGGTGTCGTACATACACACGCTTGGGGGTATGCGCACTTACGGACAACAGGAGCAAGCTGGTTGGGTATCAATGAAGGTGACGTAGTCTGGGCTACTGCTGCACCAGGATGGCAAAAGTGGATTTGGACACCTTTCTTATCCGTAATTGGTAGCGGCGCAACGGGACTTGTATATGACGGGAAGTTTGATGTGACGACTTATTTAGAGTTGATTGGTAAATATCAAGTGAATGTATTATGTTGTACGCCAACGGAATACAGGTTTATGGCGAAGGCCGAAAACCTTGGGGATTTTGATCTTTCTTCTATTCGTAGTGCGGTTTCGGCTGGAGAACCGCTTAACCGTGAAGTAATTGATATATTTGATAAGACTTTTTCGCTTTCAGTAAGAGATGGCTATGGGCAGACGGAAAACACATTACTCGTCGGGACGATGCTAGGTATGGAGGCGCGGAAGGGTTCTATGGGAAAACCGACGCCTGGCAATAAGGTCGACATTATCAATGACGAAGGAAATCCAGCGGTTGTTGGGGAAGTTGGGGATATTGCGGTACACGTATCGACACCTGCGTTATTCAAAGAGTATTTAAAAGATCCGGAACGGACAACAATGCAGTTCCGAGGTGATTATTACGTAACGGGTGATCGTGCAAAAATGGATGAGGATGGTTATTTCTGGTTTGAAGGTCGCGGGGATGACATTATTATTAGTTCCGGCTACACAATTGGACCATTTGAAGTAGAGGATGCATTGACGAAGCATCCCGCAGTCCGTGAATGCGCAGTCGTTGCGAGTCCGGATGAAGTCAGGGGGAATATCGTCAAAGCATTCGTGGTGCTACGTGACCCGGAAAGGAAAAATGAAGAGGGTCTTATTAAAGACTTACAGGATCACGTGAAAAGTTTGACAGCGCCTTATAAATATCCACGTAAAATTGAATTCCTGGATACTTTGCCGAAAACTGCTTCAGGAAAAATCATGCGAATTGAATTAAGGAAAAAAGAACAACTGTAA